A genomic window from Prunus persica cultivar Lovell chromosome G2, Prunus_persica_NCBIv2, whole genome shotgun sequence includes:
- the LOC18785709 gene encoding uncharacterized protein LOC18785709, whose product MALSSFSIKFGSISCPYENLRNGTSPRLKLKHVLFAFAPPKPSLHISADLTPKARFVARRTESVSVPQLQRPLSEYMSLPASQYSVLDAERIERVDENTFRCYVYRFKFFAFEVCPVLLVRVEEQPNGCCIKLLSCKLDGSPIAVAQNDKFDAFMVNQISCTNNQSNSSLQQLRSDTVIEVSIEIPFAFRAIPAQAIESSGTQVLEQILRIMLPRFMSQLVRDYRAWASGDRSRQPLGTGEI is encoded by the exons atggcacTGAGCTCgttctctataaaatttggtTCCATTTCGTGTCCGTACGAAAATCTGAGGAACGGGACGTCTCCGAGACTGAAACTCAAACATGTGCTTTTCGCTTTCGCTCCCCCGAAACCCTCGCTTCATATTTCGGCCGATTTGACACCGAAAGCGCGCTTCGTCGCTCGGCGAACCGAATCGGTATCGGTTCCGCAGCTCCAGCGGCCTCTAA GTGAGTATATGAGCTTACCGGCGAGTCAATACTCGGTTTTAGATGCAGAGAGGATCGAGAGAGTTGATGAGAATACATTCAGGTGCTATGTGTATAGGTTCAAGTTCTTTGCATTTGAGGTTTGCCCTGTTCTTCTGGTTAGGGTCGAAGAGCAGCCCAATGGCTGTTGCATTAAGCTCTTGTCCTGCAAG CTTGATGGCTCACCCATCGCGGTTGCGCAGAACGACAAGTTTGATG CTTTTATGGTGAATCAAATATCATGCACTAACAACCAAAGCAACTCCTCACTACAGCAACTCAGATCAGATACTGTCATTGAG GTGAGCATTGAGATTCCTTTTGCATTTCGTGCAATCCCAGCACAAGCTATTGAATCATCCGGGACCCAAGTCCTTgaacaaatattaagaattatgCTTCCCAGGTTTATGTCGCAG CTTGTGAGAGATTATCGAGCATGGGCTTCTGGTGATAGATCAAGGCAGCCTCTTGGCACTGGTGAGATATGA